Proteins found in one Desulfovibrio sp. genomic segment:
- a CDS encoding GDYXXLXY domain-containing protein: MRKLYILAVLVLFLGGYGLSVYRMETVLAEGKTILLALAPVDPRAPLMGDYMALRYVVNNDIRKALARRAAQSAGQKAAQMNAENGASEAGASDRAINGGGTDGSASSPTASANSRNTHDESRNAEGFAVLRITKDPVPHTASFVRLDDGSPLQADEFLLAYRLRGYEVLTAATAFFFQEGTAHQYTGAKFGVFKLAPDGKTLLVGLR; this comes from the coding sequence ATGCGTAAGCTCTATATTCTTGCGGTGCTGGTTTTGTTTTTGGGCGGCTATGGCCTTTCCGTATACCGCATGGAAACCGTGCTGGCGGAGGGCAAAACAATCCTGCTGGCCCTTGCCCCGGTTGACCCGCGCGCGCCGCTCATGGGCGACTACATGGCCCTGCGTTATGTGGTGAACAACGATATTCGCAAGGCCCTTGCGCGGCGGGCCGCACAGAGCGCGGGCCAAAAGGCTGCTCAAATGAATGCGGAAAACGGGGCATCAGAGGCCGGAGCTTCGGACAGGGCGATAAACGGCGGAGGCACGGATGGCAGTGCCAGTTCCCCCACGGCGAGCGCAAACAGCCGCAATACACATGATGAAAGCAGGAACGCGGAAGGCTTTGCCGTGCTGCGCATTACCAAAGATCCAGTGCCGCACACGGCATCATTTGTGCGGCTGGATGATGGAAGCCCCCTGCAAGCCGATGAATTTCTGCTGGCCTACAGGCTGCGCGGCTACGAAGTTCTCACCGCCGCCACGGCCTTCTTTTTTCAGGAAGGGACAGCCCATCAGTATACAGGCGCTAAGTTTGGTGTGTTTAAGCTCGCGCCAGACGGCAAGACCCTGCTTGTGGGGCTGAGGTGA
- the ccsA gene encoding cytochrome c biogenesis protein CcsA — MYVFAFALQLVALLAALGGCGLALLQLWQNREDSLAVVEKAHLVISGALLLASALLLHALFWNDFSVAYVASYTDRVLPVFYRLTAFWAGQPGSMLFWALAVGLSGSAFALTRAYRNLSRPTRLWYWSFFYVIMGFFALILTSWSNPFVLQSPVPADGNGLNPLLQNPGMIFHPPLLFLGYGGFAVPACLALAQCLSGQSSSEGSWFRLSRPFIILAWLFLTAGIVLGAWWAYMELGWGGYWAWDPVENASLVPWLIATASLHTLIVEDRRGKLGRVNVAMMVLTTVSAFFATYLVRSGVIDSVHAFGDGSVGTPLTIFVLGGLVIALWIPFASPKTGKPLAGLESREGFLTLVAWVLLALAVIILVATMWPVISKLWSAAPRGLDARFYNRVCLPLGALLVVMMAACPWLGWGGGLRNKKGFFAVIGAFVASAGVIWALGYHQPTALLGASAAVAVVLGAVMLLADKANRSQPVTIGALGAHIGMALVAIGISFSGPYTTDREMILAKGESSTVGSYTATLLELGEGRRVDHEFIAARLEIFKDGKSIGIVAPERRLYDKFGTMQFSEVDVIPGLGNEIYASLLGLDESSRVVVKVSVEPLVNWLWIGGTIMCLVPLAGLRRRKNSAPESDSENSAA, encoded by the coding sequence ATGTACGTTTTTGCCTTTGCCCTTCAACTGGTGGCCCTGCTGGCCGCACTTGGCGGCTGTGGTCTGGCCCTTCTGCAACTGTGGCAAAACCGGGAAGACTCCCTCGCCGTGGTGGAAAAAGCCCACCTCGTTATCAGCGGCGCACTCTTGCTGGCCTCGGCACTGCTGCTGCACGCCCTGTTCTGGAACGACTTCAGCGTGGCCTACGTTGCCAGCTATACTGACCGCGTGCTGCCCGTATTTTACCGCCTCACCGCCTTCTGGGCAGGGCAGCCCGGCTCCATGCTCTTCTGGGCGCTGGCAGTGGGCCTGAGCGGCAGCGCCTTTGCTCTCACGCGGGCCTACAGAAACCTCAGCCGCCCAACGCGTCTGTGGTACTGGAGCTTTTTTTACGTCATCATGGGCTTTTTTGCCCTTATCCTCACCAGCTGGAGCAATCCCTTTGTGCTGCAATCGCCTGTTCCGGCAGACGGCAACGGCCTGAACCCCCTGCTCCAGAATCCCGGCATGATCTTTCATCCGCCGCTGCTGTTCCTTGGTTACGGCGGCTTTGCCGTGCCTGCCTGTCTGGCGCTGGCCCAGTGTCTTTCGGGGCAGAGCAGCAGCGAAGGTTCGTGGTTCCGCCTTTCGCGGCCCTTTATCATTCTGGCGTGGCTGTTCCTTACGGCGGGCATCGTGCTCGGCGCATGGTGGGCCTATATGGAACTTGGCTGGGGCGGCTACTGGGCATGGGACCCTGTGGAAAACGCATCTCTGGTGCCCTGGCTTATCGCCACGGCTTCGCTGCATACCCTGATTGTTGAAGACCGCCGGGGCAAGCTTGGGCGCGTCAACGTTGCCATGATGGTGCTCACCACGGTTTCGGCCTTTTTTGCCACCTACCTTGTGCGCAGCGGCGTGATTGATTCCGTCCACGCCTTTGGCGACGGCAGCGTGGGTACGCCCTTAACCATCTTTGTGCTGGGCGGCCTTGTCATTGCCCTGTGGATTCCCTTTGCCTCGCCCAAAACCGGCAAACCCCTTGCCGGGCTTGAAAGCCGCGAAGGCTTCCTGACCCTTGTGGCCTGGGTGCTGCTGGCGCTGGCCGTGATTATTCTGGTTGCCACCATGTGGCCTGTTATCAGCAAGTTGTGGTCTGCCGCGCCGCGCGGCCTTGACGCCCGCTTCTACAACCGCGTGTGCCTGCCCCTCGGCGCGTTGCTGGTGGTGATGATGGCAGCCTGTCCCTGGCTCGGCTGGGGCGGGGGCCTGCGCAACAAGAAGGGCTTTTTTGCCGTGATCGGGGCATTTGTGGCCAGCGCCGGGGTTATCTGGGCGCTGGGCTACCATCAGCCCACGGCCCTGCTGGGCGCTTCCGCCGCTGTGGCTGTCGTGCTTGGGGCCGTCATGCTGCTGGCAGACAAAGCCAACCGCTCGCAGCCTGTCACCATCGGGGCGTTGGGCGCGCACATCGGCATGGCGCTGGTCGCCATCGGCATCTCCTTTTCCGGCCCGTACACCACTGACCGCGAAATGATCCTCGCCAAGGGCGAAAGCAGCACCGTGGGCAGCTATACCGCCACCTTGCTCGAACTGGGCGAGGGCCGCCGCGTTGACCATGAATTCATCGCCGCGCGGCTGGAAATCTTCAAGGACGGCAAATCCATCGGCATAGTCGCGCCGGAGCGCCGCCTGTACGACAAGTTCGGCACCATGCAGTTCTCCGAAGTGGACGTGATCCCCGGCCTTGGCAACGAAATCTACGCCTCCCTGCTGGGGCTGGATGAAAGTTCCAGGGTTGTGGTCAAGGTCAGCGTGGAACCGCTGGTCAACTGGCTGTGGATCGGCGGCACCATCATGTGCCTTGTGCCGCTCGCCGGGCTGCGCCGCCGCAAGAATTCCGCGCCGGAGTCGGACAGCGAGAACAGCGCGGCCTAG
- a CDS encoding MFS transporter, translating to MIPRARFIMLNLYHILIDGLFDSVPVVLAFMALALGSGETDVGLVVSLGAALSTAVGLGTGLFSRRFGFYGSVALLIDLAGLGYLGAAFAGSMITAGACFVLAMAGFAAFHNISFSYITANTERQSLGRVMSDFTAIGDVGRIPLVSFAAFAAAYSVGTMPGWRAVCLVYGVLALCAALWLFYTAVKKSPAADAGTQPGKSASDPVPGAEANPPARPRRNPFAGFSILKNRDVFLAMLASMLNAFSNDRIFTFLPLLLVAKGIDTKTIGSFALGFSLGSFVGKMACGRLIDIFGTRKIFVIAGIILALLLCALLQSSNLILTVIISLAIGIVTKGTVPVIQTIITEPVRGATVYDAIFSLNSFGRGIINMLTPVLFGGIASMWSMEAVYLLMAAVAALGIVPVLLMSRGRAAAE from the coding sequence ATGATACCCCGCGCTCGCTTTATCATGCTGAATCTGTACCACATCCTGATTGACGGCCTTTTCGATTCCGTTCCGGTTGTGCTGGCATTCATGGCACTGGCCCTTGGCAGTGGAGAAACGGATGTGGGCCTTGTGGTATCTCTGGGCGCGGCCCTGAGCACTGCTGTAGGCCTTGGCACGGGCCTGTTTTCGCGCCGGTTCGGCTTTTACGGCTCTGTGGCCTTGCTTATAGATCTGGCCGGGCTTGGCTATCTGGGCGCGGCTTTTGCGGGCAGCATGATCACCGCCGGGGCGTGCTTTGTGCTGGCAATGGCGGGCTTTGCCGCATTTCATAACATTTCTTTTTCCTACATCACGGCCAATACTGAAAGGCAGAGCCTTGGCCGGGTCATGAGCGACTTTACCGCCATTGGCGATGTGGGGCGTATCCCGCTGGTGTCTTTTGCCGCCTTTGCTGCGGCCTACTCTGTGGGAACCATGCCGGGCTGGCGGGCAGTCTGCCTGGTCTATGGCGTGCTGGCCCTGTGCGCCGCCCTGTGGCTCTTTTACACTGCCGTAAAAAAATCCCCAGCGGCAGACGCCGGTACGCAACCGGGCAAATCCGCTTCCGATCCAGTGCCCGGCGCTGAGGCCAACCCTCCCGCGCGCCCGAGGCGCAATCCTTTTGCCGGGTTCAGCATACTGAAAAACCGGGATGTCTTTCTGGCCATGCTTGCCAGCATGCTCAATGCCTTCAGCAACGACAGAATTTTTACTTTTCTGCCCCTGCTGCTGGTGGCAAAAGGCATAGACACCAAAACCATCGGATCGTTCGCTCTTGGCTTCTCCCTCGGTTCCTTTGTGGGCAAGATGGCCTGCGGACGCCTGATAGATATTTTCGGCACCCGAAAAATATTTGTTATCGCAGGCATTATCCTTGCCCTGCTGCTTTGCGCTCTGCTCCAGTCAAGCAATCTCATACTGACGGTGATTATATCCCTGGCCATCGGCATTGTGACCAAGGGGACCGTGCCCGTCATACAGACCATCATTACGGAGCCGGTACGCGGCGCAACCGTCTACGACGCCATTTTTTCGCTCAATTCCTTCGGGCGCGGCATAATCAACATGCTGACGCCAGTGCTGTTTGGCGGCATTGCCTCCATGTGGAGCATGGAGGCCGTCTATCTGCTCATGGCAGCGGTCGCCGCGCTGGGCATAGTACCTGTTCTGCTTATGAGCCGAGGCCGCGCCGCCGCCGAGTGA
- a CDS encoding DUF2157 domain-containing protein, producing MTEIENSEPSATPSHAPNIAPDLAPGGGVLPPLTKTALNTLCDAGVISTVAWQRAVEFCGFRPDGKAWLAYWRQMFLLGGALFFLAGVICFIAWNWGAMTPFARMALTGALVAGSGLGAVLLGPDTRLGQVLLLACGIAMGPVLAVFGQTYQTGAELWELFRVWTALLVLLALAGRQAGLWFAAWISANIFAALWLGRSLSSPLDALGQFFMVPEWLVAIACAIACWEWMARRAATRLQENLDDGPDNAPGQSRGQNESQSKNKAHAQAWLCSRWMPRLLFFDMVSRTTFFLIATIFDLYFRDGQMLWLSPNFVVGFALVTAALSWWWYRTRQPDLFMLATLLAAGAAVLLSALAEAELFFSAGSMATFLLWGLLVTGVTAGLAKILLHLQRSMMTSPRQEAETVAFFPSLFGRTAAGNHWQTLWAHLQAGDFVPLNQPLPDALGRLGAQPSPWYVRGMLAFGGWVAAVFFIAFFGFLLFESLGISSNEELTVFAASVPVLLMGRVLLARQQLFARYFGFVLVIAGTVGLAIALCASIRPEGLACFALAGVLLALGILMGNSGYAMLAAVVIGNSVALGIAFSYGYARNGFAASEIGGAVELLSLWWALVCAGLACYCLREHRWRGTARCKVAEGWFYGFYASVLIFEMFTLAPAYSLASDMGLPSLATGYWGLAPALAVAALAFWLGKGAGRPARLLTMAGMPLVFAVSWYLPGAGLALLGLTLARRMGSAVMQGFVLAYLFAYMVFYYYSLAVPFSQKSIYLMATGLGLLTLALILRLWQAKTAAREADHA from the coding sequence ATGACCGAAATTGAAAATTCTGAACCTTCTGCAACGCCCAGTCATGCGCCAAATATTGCGCCAGACCTCGCCCCCGGTGGCGGAGTGTTGCCGCCGCTGACCAAGACTGCGCTCAACACCCTGTGCGATGCCGGGGTAATCAGCACTGTAGCATGGCAGCGGGCCGTGGAGTTTTGCGGCTTCAGGCCGGACGGCAAGGCTTGGCTCGCCTACTGGCGGCAGATGTTTTTGCTGGGCGGGGCGCTGTTTTTTCTGGCGGGCGTGATCTGCTTCATTGCCTGGAACTGGGGAGCCATGACGCCCTTTGCGCGCATGGCGCTCACGGGTGCGCTAGTGGCCGGGAGCGGCCTTGGGGCTGTGTTGCTGGGGCCGGATACGCGGCTGGGGCAGGTTTTGCTGCTGGCCTGCGGCATTGCCATGGGGCCGGTGCTGGCGGTGTTTGGGCAGACCTACCAGACAGGGGCCGAGCTGTGGGAGCTGTTCAGGGTATGGACGGCGTTGCTGGTGCTGCTTGCGCTGGCGGGCAGGCAGGCCGGGCTGTGGTTTGCCGCGTGGATTTCGGCCAATATTTTTGCGGCGCTCTGGCTTGGGCGCAGCCTTTCATCGCCTCTTGATGCCTTGGGGCAGTTTTTTATGGTGCCGGAGTGGCTTGTTGCCATTGCCTGCGCCATTGCGTGCTGGGAGTGGATGGCCCGCAGGGCGGCAACCAGACTGCAAGAGAATCTGGATGATGGCCCAGATAATGCCCCAGGCCAGAGCAGAGGCCAGAATGAAAGCCAAAGTAAAAACAAGGCCCATGCGCAGGCGTGGCTCTGCTCGCGCTGGATGCCCAGACTGCTCTTTTTTGACATGGTTTCCCGCACCACGTTTTTTCTGATCGCCACCATTTTTGACCTGTATTTCAGGGATGGGCAGATGCTCTGGCTTTCGCCCAATTTTGTTGTAGGTTTTGCCTTGGTCACGGCGGCTCTTTCGTGGTGGTGGTATCGCACCCGGCAACCCGACCTTTTCATGCTTGCGACCCTTCTGGCAGCGGGCGCGGCAGTGCTGCTTTCCGCTCTGGCGGAAGCGGAGCTGTTTTTCAGCGCCGGAAGCATGGCAACCTTTTTGCTGTGGGGTTTGCTTGTCACGGGCGTGACTGCGGGGCTGGCAAAGATACTCCTGCACCTGCAACGCAGCATGATGACGTCCCCCCGGCAGGAGGCCGAAACCGTGGCCTTTTTTCCTTCGCTCTTTGGCCGTACCGCTGCCGGGAACCACTGGCAAACGCTGTGGGCGCACTTGCAGGCGGGCGATTTTGTGCCGCTCAATCAGCCCTTGCCTGACGCATTGGGCAGGCTGGGGGCGCAACCCTCCCCTTGGTATGTCAGGGGCATGCTGGCCTTTGGCGGATGGGTGGCGGCGGTTTTCTTCATCGCCTTTTTTGGATTTTTGCTTTTTGAGAGTCTGGGGATCAGCTCCAATGAGGAACTGACCGTTTTTGCGGCATCTGTGCCGGTGCTGCTTATGGGGCGGGTGCTGCTGGCAAGGCAGCAGTTGTTTGCCCGATACTTTGGCTTTGTCTTGGTGATTGCCGGAACTGTCGGGCTTGCCATTGCCCTGTGCGCCAGCATCAGGCCCGAAGGTTTGGCCTGTTTTGCGCTGGCGGGGGTGCTTTTGGCACTCGGTATCCTCATGGGCAATAGTGGCTATGCAATGCTTGCGGCGGTCGTGATCGGCAACTCAGTGGCGCTGGGAATTGCATTCTCTTACGGGTATGCGCGCAATGGTTTTGCCGCCTCCGAAATAGGCGGCGCGGTGGAGCTGCTTTCGCTGTGGTGGGCGTTGGTTTGCGCGGGGCTGGCCTGCTATTGCCTGCGTGAACACAGGTGGCGCGGCACGGCGCGCTGCAAAGTGGCGGAAGGGTGGTTTTACGGCTTTTATGCTTCTGTGCTGATTTTTGAGATGTTCACCCTTGCCCCGGCGTACAGCCTCGCCAGCGATATGGGTTTGCCCAGTCTGGCTACGGGATATTGGGGGCTTGCCCCGGCTCTGGCTGTGGCCGCGCTGGCATTCTGGCTAGGCAAAGGCGCGGGCAGGCCCGCCCGGCTGCTCACAATGGCGGGCATGCCCCTTGTGTTTGCGGTGTCGTGGTATCTGCCGGGGGCGGGGCTTGCCCTTTTGGGGCTTACGCTGGCAAGGCGGATGGGCAGCGCGGTGATGCAGGGCTTTGTGCTGGCGTATCTCTTCGCCTACATGGTTTTTTATTACTACAGTCTGGCTGTGCCGTTTTCGCAAAAGTCCATCTATCTGATGGCAACAGGCCTTGGCTTGCTGACGCTGGCCCTGATTTTGCGGCTGTGGCAGGCAAAAACAGCGGCGCGGGAGGCAGACCATGCGTAA
- a CDS encoding cytochrome c maturation protein CcmE, with protein MARKKNTGIYIAALLLFLGGVGYLAYSGFSENSVYFLNVSEAKAATPEKLVAARLFGTVAEDGIEKHRGAPGVDFRLEDKDNASQTIQISYSGAVPDTFKAGAEVIVEGGMGPEGRFQAKTLMTKCPSKYQKENRNS; from the coding sequence ATGGCCCGCAAAAAAAACACTGGCATCTACATAGCCGCGCTGCTGCTCTTTTTGGGCGGGGTGGGCTATCTTGCATATTCCGGCTTTTCTGAAAACAGCGTGTATTTTCTGAACGTGTCGGAAGCCAAGGCCGCAACGCCCGAAAAACTCGTGGCTGCGCGGCTTTTTGGTACTGTGGCCGAAGACGGCATTGAGAAGCACCGGGGCGCGCCCGGTGTGGATTTTCGCCTTGAAGACAAGGACAACGCCAGCCAGACCATCCAGATAAGCTACTCCGGCGCGGTGCCGGATACCTTCAAGGCTGGCGCGGAAGTTATTGTTGAAGGCGGCATGGGGCCGGAAGGCCGCTTTCAGGCCAAGACGCTCATGACCAAATGCCCCTCCAAATACCAGAAAGAGAACCGCAATAGCTGA
- a CDS encoding hemolysin family protein has translation MLTLVLAVVIAVAVSFTCSLLETVLYSLSWSTIERLRKSGSKSGELLYALRTQVDKPIAAILTLNTIANTAGATVAGAAFLAVYGPEYMSIFAVGFTVLILTMGEILPKNLGVTKAEPLGVMLARPLAIMVKLMSPLLWVTSMITRLVSPPSAGPVISEDDIRAVTSLSRQAGRIKPYEEAFIRNVLTLDQKRVREIMTPRTVVFELPDDLTVEQAYTDQRTWHFSRIPVYGDNNEDIVGVVERRTLGRCINEGRKDVTLGKIMRPAHFILENQTLDVLLHDLLKARVHLFIVLDEYGGLAGVVSLEDVLEEILGSEIVDESDNVDDLRALARQRRRELSVSRQG, from the coding sequence ATGCTCACCCTTGTTCTGGCCGTTGTCATTGCTGTTGCCGTTTCCTTTACCTGTTCGTTGCTTGAGACGGTGCTGTATTCCCTTTCGTGGTCAACCATCGAGCGGCTGCGCAAGTCCGGCAGCAAGTCCGGCGAGCTGCTGTACGCCCTGCGCACCCAGGTGGACAAACCCATTGCCGCCATCCTCACGCTCAACACCATTGCCAACACCGCCGGGGCCACGGTGGCGGGCGCGGCCTTTCTGGCCGTGTATGGGCCGGAATACATGTCGATTTTTGCCGTGGGCTTTACGGTGCTGATTCTGACAATGGGCGAAATCCTGCCCAAGAATCTGGGCGTGACCAAGGCGGAGCCGCTCGGCGTAATGCTCGCCCGCCCGCTTGCCATCATGGTCAAGCTCATGTCGCCCCTGCTGTGGGTTACGAGCATGATAACCCGCCTTGTTTCCCCGCCTTCCGCTGGCCCGGTCATTTCCGAGGACGACATCCGCGCCGTAACGAGCCTTTCGCGTCAGGCGGGGCGCATCAAACCTTATGAAGAAGCCTTTATCCGCAACGTGCTGACGCTGGACCAAAAGCGCGTGCGCGAGATCATGACCCCCCGCACGGTGGTTTTTGAGCTGCCGGACGACCTCACCGTGGAGCAGGCCTACACAGACCAGCGCACCTGGCATTTCAGCCGCATACCCGTGTACGGCGACAATAACGAAGACATCGTGGGCGTGGTGGAGCGCCGCACCCTGGGCCGCTGCATAAACGAGGGCCGCAAGGATGTGACCCTCGGCAAGATCATGCGCCCGGCGCACTTTATCCTTGAGAACCAGACGCTTGACGTGCTGCTGCACGATCTGCTCAAGGCCCGCGTGCATCTCTTTATCGTGCTGGATGAATACGGCGGGCTTGCGGGCGTGGTGTCGCTGGAAGACGTGCTGGAAGAAATCCTCGGCAGCGAGATTGTGGACGAAAGCGATAATGTGGATGATCTGCGCGCGCTGGCGCGTCAGCGGCGGCGCGAACTGAGCGTGAGCCGGCAGGGCTGA